The genomic window GGAGAATGAAgtggccatctcctgtagccaggcaagaattccagtggagggaggggacacCCACAAAATCTtggacccaaaatttgtcctgcttacAATCAgcacagggacaaagatggaataaagactgagggaatggccaactaatgATTGGTCTGACTTGAGACCCATCCcgtgggagagagccaacccttgACATTATTAACGATTGTCTGCTGTGCCTGTAGAGCATACGGAAGAGCCTAGCACAACTTTCTTTTGAGAGGCTTTATCCAGCAGCTGataaaaacagatacagagactcacaaacaccaggcagagcttggggagtcttgaaGATGAGTGGGAGATAGCATTGGGAGAGTCAGAGGGTCaagcacaccagaagaagacctGCAGAGTCCACTGATCTGGGCCCATGgcgactcacagagactgaaccaaccaaagagaataaaGGGGCTAGACTTAGGCCCCTACACATTTATAGCAGACATGGAGGTTGGACTTCATGTGGGTGCTCTTAACAATCAGAGAAGGGGCTATTACTGACTCTCTGTCCTATTATTGGATCCCCtcccctagctggactgcctggttgagacctcagtgggaaaggatgtgtttAGTCCTGCTGTTTGAGATTCCACAgtagggtggtacccaaggggagcttccccttttctgaggagaaggatAAAGGTAAAGGGAAGAGATTTTTGAGGGTGTGACTGGTTGGAGCTGAGGGGGGActgtgatcagaatgtaaagtgaataaataaatttaaaaaatcagtcaACTATCAAATGGTTAATCATCATATACAATAAAATGCCTTCGTATGTCACACTTTAGATCCCTCTGTCTATGAATCTTCActggcaaatgttcattgcaaggTCTGGTTTGAGATCTCTGGTCCTGTGACACCATCAGTGTTGGATCCTCATCCCCCCACCCCTTATTCTGTTGTTACCCTTTGTCGTagagatcctgtagctttggatcagcaggaaTGGCCCTTTTCTGAGTCCCAACCATTTGCAGATAATACAGATTTTGGAGTGGGCCAGCTAAGAGCGATGGATCTAGGTCCGGGTTGTATCTAAGCTGGTTGGTGTGTTGGCCCTCCCTTATCTGAACCACCTGGGGagttctccagcactgctccagctAGGCCACCCAGTGCTGCCATGGACAGGAGGCGGGTTGCTGCCCAGTGAAGCACAGGGCTCACTCACCCAAGGACTGCTATCTACAAGGGGGTGGGCTGGCTTTTCCTCCCTCACATCCTCTGGGCTGACTAACCCCCTTCTTTGCCATCCAAGCACAGCTCCACTGTGTTGTCCAGGCCAAGTGCAAGGCTGCTCTCTGGAGTGCTCCTGCCAGTGAAGGGGGCAGAgatagctctcctgctctcatgtcctTGAGGGCTCTCAGACTACTGGAGGCTACCAGGGTCTAGGGTGGAGGGCACTCCATCCCCATGCCATCTCATGGCAGGAGACTGATGAGGCCAGGTCTCACACTCTGGCAtcaggccagctctcctgcacccctctaccagggccagctctctacAGGTGCCACCTGTATTTTTCTCTTATGTTTGAGCTTATACTGATGTAATTTCCCCCAGCCCTTTACTCTGTCAAGCCCTCCATATACTTCGTCTTTCCCTCTTTTAAATCCATGGTCtccttttcattaattgtttaaTGCCTACAGGAATATGTACATGCTATATATTCCCAAATACAACCTGTTCAGTCTGTGTAACATTGCTTGGATGCATGTTTACAGGGGTGACTATTTGGTACGGAACAACCAATTAGTATGCTCTTCCTTGTAGCTTATTTCTCTGACTCTCAGCATATCTGAGttccctgcagttctttgtgtGTGCTTGACACCCCGTGGTGAGCTTTCCCTGTCCACTGTGGTATGTCTATGCTTGTCCTGGTACAGCTCATACTttggcagtcatgttggtgagactttatgggtgttcCTCTTTGGGAAACTACTTCCATAGCAAGGGTAAAACTCTTTGCATTTCcaaatataattctattttcttcCACTTATTGATTTTGGATTGTGTATTAACTATTTTTTTGCATATAAATTTGACTTCATTGTGTCAGGTATGCTAATCATTGGTCTTTTGTTATATATATGCTTTAGTGgatttattatattcatttggggagatagactttttaaaaagttttagggTATGTTTTAAACAGTATTCCAATTTATTTTCTCCCTGGATACTTGACTGTTTGAGAGAGATTAGTCATGATATCCATGATCTGAAGAGCTATTAGCCTCATAgtaaatgtttgtattttaattatcCTAGGCCAGAGTCTACTTACACCCACACCCTCTCATATTGGATATTTGCTATTTACTCAGTGTTTTGTCCCATcttaatgtcttcatttttaataaaaagaaattatagatCTTTACAGAAGAtcctatttttggttttgtttaaccaatgaattttaattttttatttaagacTCTTAAGAATTCTGCACCAGATATCAAATACATCACACACAGTAAATCAGTTGCTGCCAGAATAATTTATTGAGGAGAATCAGCCCAGTGACAACAGACCCACTTGAAAAGTCTGTATCAGAAAAGAATGAAGATATGCGTCCTTGAATTGCTAACCAACTGCCTAAGAAGAATACAATATTCAACGTCTAAGATCtgaaaaacaattgacaaaaattcagaattttaatcttaggaagaacagtcaattcatgtttatatattattttcaaattaatacatAGGTaaactaacattttattttaactagCATCAAATATGAGTGAAGAAATATGTCTGATTTCTTATATTACACATGGATATTAAGTAATTATAAGGAACTTTAATTCTTACATTCATGCAAGTTTCAAATCTGTATTATAATGAAAGAGAATTCATCTGTGGTATTAACAAGGAAAATGTTTAGAAAACGAgtttcagaaagctttttaatGCTTCAGTAATTTTTACACTTTACTTGGTTCTCTATATCCTTAATTTCACTAAATTATAATATTTAGAATTAACGTAAAATGGCACATATTATTAAATATTGCAAGGAATGGCTTCCTTTACTGCTTGTCTTCATACTCTAAAACCTAGTACTTCCAGATTTTACACTAAGGTAAGTTGTTACATAACTGAAACCTAGGAAGTACTGAGATTGTTGGTTTTAAAATCGCCCTTAATATATTTTGCTGCATGACCTTTATCTATGAGTATCTTTATTTTCTAAGTCTAATATACTTGCCTTAAATGCcaacaatattttttcttttaaagatttttcttgcTGAGTAACTTCTTAGACATTACGACTATGTTCTAACCCTTCCTGTGTCTATGTGGCCTCCCGTACGTTACTGGTTTCTACATCATGAGATCATCTGGCTCTTCTTTCAGCAGTTTGAAGATACCGGAGTCGGTGATAGATAAGTCCTCCTTGTTATTGTCCACTATAGACGTCACCGGAGGAAGCTCCTCTGTGACATTAGTGACAGTCTCTGTCGTATCATTTTCAGGCAAATCTGTTGAGTCAACATGTGGTTCCTCCGTGACGTTGTTAGTTTCTGAGGCAGTGACAATGAAGTCGTACCTGGATTCCACAGCAGTAAGCAGAACAGCATGGGACTCTGCTTCACTTGCAGTCTCTTTTTCCATCCAATCATTAACTCTATCAGTTGATTCCTCATCAGTTAAAGGATCTTCCACATTATCTTTGGCTTTTTCAGCTGAGTTAGTGAGTTCAAAAACAGTGATAAACTTTTCTTCTTCACGGTCAATTAATTTAGTCACAGTTTTGGGCCTATCTTCTGAAACAATCAAATTGATCTCAGTTACGTTCTCTTCTGCAATGTTGGTTATGTCTGGAATGGTGGTGGCCTCCTTTTCTGTAGAGGGAGGGATTTCAGCCTCAGGACTAAAGGAGTCAGAGACCTGGGCAGCTATATCATCAGGAGCATCGGAGTTGGTTAAGGAACTCTCATCAGGttttatatcttcatctgaaagtgCAGAGGCATCCTCCTCATTGGCAGTGCTGTCCTCCagtgtgtcagagagctcagtaGTGGGTACGACTTCTTTGTCTCCTGCGTCAATGGTGTCTAAGAGGATGTCTTCTTTTGCCATGTTATtggaaaaatctattaaagaaacaGTACCAACTGGGGATGAGATATTTCCAATTTTCACTGGAATGAAATTTTCAGTAATTGACTCCTTAGGTTTGGAGTTTGGAGTTTCAGTTGGAGTGgtaatttctttctctggaaGAGTTGTTGATTTCAGACTGCCTTCAATATCATCTTCTAATTTGAGTTTTTCCTTGGTAGTTGTGAGCTTGTTGACTGTAGTTGAAAAATCACCATCTGGTGTGCAGTCATTTACTGAAGTAATGTGGTCTCCTTCAGAGGTAATAGTTGTTTCTGATTTAGGAATGGTGTTGTCAGCCCCAAAGAAAATGTCTGCTTCCGCTGGTGTTTTACTGTTGTCTCTTGGAGGTCGAGAATAAATTTTGGGCGATCCATCTTCAGCCATGGGGCAGAGGGGCACTGAGCACTCTCACAGATCTTTCCTCTGGGCTTAGTGGCATCCCTGGGCAGGGGAGTACTGCCCAGTATAGTGACTGAAGTATTGGTCATTATGGGGATTGTTACATCAATCACCCAGGTAATGACAGGGGCTCACCACGGAGGCTATTTCTTTGCTGTGATTAGACATTTCCTAGAATGAGTATTAACATTAGAAGAAAAAATGATGGAGTTCtgactataaaataaaattccatatTAAGCAGTTTGTTTTTAGAAAACCTAGGATTTACCATGTTTCTGCTTACAAGTATACACCTCCTAACCTGGCACTGGTGCCCCTTGACACAGACATGCTCAAGCCTGCTATGTACTTTGTGGTTTAGTGTAAGTAATCGACACTCCAAATGATTGAAGGCTCTCAGCATCTTTTTGGAATCAACTATTTTACAAGTAAGTGACCCTGCATTATTGGAGGCAGAGCTATTCTTTTCTCTGAGATTCATGGTGCTTAAATGACTAAAAACACTTGATAGtgaataaatgatttaaaaacacttttgatagtgaataaaaataagataactaTGTAGCAGAGACAATATTGTTTTTAAACTAGGAAaagaataaacaacaacaacaacaataataaacttAGTATATAGGTAAGGTGTATCGTGTGTCTTCAGTTAACTTCAGACACACTGCATCAAGTTTTTTAGGTTTAGTTTTTTATGAATTTATGCCCCCCTGCGAATTGTTATTTCAACCTCAGAAGACTTTGTGACAGGAAGTTTCTGTCATGTGTTTAAATTCACAAGGCATAAAGAATCAGGGATAAAATAACAGAGGCTGCTCCAGAAGATATTTCTTTCAGATGGATTTTCAAATGATACTGTAGCAGGCAATAATTGTATATTAGCTGCTTAGAGTAAGGGGCCATAATTGTATGACTGACTTTAAGGTTTAGCTGATTAGATTAAAGGGAAAAATTTTAGTGTAAGTGTTTAAAGCCAGTCTTTTGCCCCATGGATAAGAGGAAAtgcacatttcacacacacacacacacacacacagacacacacacagacacacacacagacacacagacacacacacacacacacacacctaacattAAAAGAGATGGAAGCATCAGCTTGAGTGGTAAACTCTGTTTCAAGGACAGAATTATTTTTCCATCAACTCTTGACACAATGTTCAcagctttgttttatttaattggcATGGCAGAGATGTGATACCAATCTCTATAGACATACAGGATTAGATTTTAAGGCATTCATTTAAAATGCTTGAATAGTTTCTCCTGAAATCATTTTATACTTCAGGAGGTTGGCACTGCTGATGTTGAAAGTGGTTCTttacttcggatggcagagaagcatcttaaaaaatgctcaacttcattagtcattagggaaatgcaaatcaaaacaaccctaagatttcatcttacaccagtcagaatggctaagattaaaaattcaggagacagcaggtgttggagaggatgtggagaaagaggaacactcctccactgctggtggggttgcaaattggtacaaccactctggaaatcagtctggcggttcctccgaaaactgggcacctcacttccagaagatcctgctataccactcctgggcatatatccagaggattccccaccatgtaataaggatacatgctctactatgttcatagcagccctatttataattgccagatgctggaaagaacccaggtatccctcaacagaagagtggatgcaaaaaatgtggtatatctacataatggagtactattcagccattagaaacaatgaattcatgaaattcttaggcaaatggatggagctagagaacatcatactaagtgaggtaacccagactcaaaaggtgaatcatggtatgcactcactaataagtggttattaacctagaaaactggaatacccaaaacataatccacacatcaaatgagatacaagaagaaaggaggagtggcccctggttctggaaagactcagtgaaacagtattcggcaaaaccagaacggggaagtgggaaggggtgggagggaggacaggggaagagaagggggcttacgggactttcggggagtgggggggctagaaaaggggaaatcatttgaaatgtaaataaattatatcgaataaaaaaaaagaaagtggttcttttactttttcttttttttctttgctgttgttgATATCATTAAGGGTTAATTGCCATATATTAATTTCTCATATGCATAACAGCCTCTTCATAGTTGGAATCCATATCTTACTATTTGctgtacttcattttttcttGGAAAAGCTATCTGGTTACATCTACTGTGAAGTCTTATTTTGGCAGTTAGCAGAAGACTACTTGGCTCATGTgtatcttttacttgcttgaaTTTTGAGGTATTGGGCCCAGTGTTTATGTATTCTTCTAAGTACTGACTTCTTTGGgttcatgaaaaaagaaaatctgtatgCAAAAATGAAACCATTCCTTAGTGAGCTCATAGTAAGGCACGTTTATGGAGTTCTGGGATAACATACTTAAAAAACTTTGAAAAGGCTCAGAGTGAGGTCCATTGTTGACGCTTGCTTTGTGCAGAGTATATCCTGAGAACTATCAGGAGTTATGCTATGCACAGTTTTCAAAGAATCAACTAGCTAACAAACAGCATATCAACTAGATACCGCAATTCATGTtcacaaagaatataaacattttaatattttttgagcaagcaaagaaaaatgagtaattgttttgttttgtttttctgaaaacaggctctcactatgtagttctggctgtcctgaaactcactatttaGACAAGCTGGTATTGACTTACAGAAATCCATccacctctgcttctcaagtgatgggattaaagacttgaACTGTTGCATTCGGCTAAGTTACTAATGTTAACTGAATTGGCTATCGTTCATAGAGAGTCACTAAAGAAGTTACATGTTCAGTATTTTCTTTACTCAGAAGACAATTCCCATATTCACAGACACCGGGAAAGCCATCCCTCTTTCCTAGAGGAGAATTGTCTGCTAACACCTGTAGTTTGTCTTCTTTCTATTCAGTGGTTGGGATGTTGAGCACAAGTCTTAGGAAGGATGTGCTGTTCTCAGCCATTGCTATTTCTTTGTTCAGAGGAAAAATGGCATTTACAGCAGTGCAAACATTTATAGTGATTGTCTTTATGTGTAACTGATGAATACAATCTCTTATTGTGTGTCTTCCTCACAAATCTTTGTTAGCCTACAGTACAAAAGGAATTTCAAAATCTAGTCAGTAGTGTTTCTTTTGCAAAAATGAGTTTGTGGATGATAGTCTTACTTCCTCTTTCAAGATTAGCTATAT from Apodemus sylvaticus chromosome 11, mApoSyl1.1, whole genome shotgun sequence includes these protein-coding regions:
- the Cabs1 gene encoding calcium-binding and spermatid-specific protein 1, whose translation is MAEDGSPKIYSRPPRDNSKTPAEADIFFGADNTIPKSETTITSEGDHITSVNDCTPDGDFSTTVNKLTTTKEKLKLEDDIEGSLKSTTLPEKEITTPTETPNSKPKESITENFIPVKIGNISSPVGTVSLIDFSNNMAKEDILLDTIDAGDKEVVPTTELSDTLEDSTANEEDASALSDEDIKPDESSLTNSDAPDDIAAQVSDSFSPEAEIPPSTEKEATTIPDITNIAEENVTEINLIVSEDRPKTVTKLIDREEEKFITVFELTNSAEKAKDNVEDPLTDEESTDRVNDWMEKETASEAESHAVLLTAVESRYDFIVTASETNNVTEEPHVDSTDLPENDTTETVTNVTEELPPVTSIVDNNKEDLSITDSGIFKLLKEEPDDLMM